The proteins below come from a single Acidobacteriota bacterium genomic window:
- a CDS encoding SLBB domain-containing protein → MRSSRFLFSLSLSVSLAGGIVIGQTVDPKSEPSAATVASTQTNERYRIGYQDIISIQVDRHPDLNQTVPVRQNGTIELFRIEKPLVAVCKTELELANDITAAYKEKYLRNPSIRVSVTQQMSQPVMVLGFVEKPQTYYLNRRVHLLELLGMAGGPNKEAGTRMIVARQGSISVCQQPDTRADDANTVSVNEFKVRDVLSGKSTFWIQPGDVVSVLDSDIIYVYGNVNKQGAFKTREPITLTQAIVSAEGLKGAAKKDKIRILRQKDGSTEREEFIVDLGQIEKRKAIDPILQPNDIVAVSEDKAKSILMGFVDSLKGTIPNAIYRIP, encoded by the coding sequence ATGAGGAGCAGTCGTTTTTTATTCTCTCTCTCTCTTTCCGTTTCTTTGGCCGGTGGCATTGTCATCGGTCAGACCGTAGACCCCAAATCGGAACCCTCAGCAGCGACGGTTGCTTCGACTCAGACCAATGAACGGTACCGTATCGGATATCAGGATATAATCAGCATCCAGGTTGACCGCCATCCTGATCTAAATCAAACGGTACCGGTCCGCCAAAATGGTACGATCGAACTTTTCCGCATTGAAAAACCCCTGGTTGCTGTCTGCAAAACCGAGCTCGAACTCGCAAATGACATAACCGCTGCCTACAAGGAAAAATATCTTAGGAATCCGAGTATTAGGGTGTCCGTCACCCAGCAAATGTCTCAGCCCGTGATGGTTCTGGGGTTCGTAGAAAAGCCTCAGACATACTATCTAAACCGTCGCGTGCACCTGCTCGAACTGCTCGGAATGGCGGGCGGCCCAAACAAAGAAGCTGGAACGCGAATGATCGTGGCTCGTCAAGGGAGTATTTCTGTTTGCCAGCAGCCAGATACGCGTGCTGACGACGCCAATACGGTGTCGGTCAATGAATTTAAGGTCCGAGATGTTCTCTCGGGAAAGAGTACGTTCTGGATCCAGCCGGGCGATGTCGTCTCAGTGTTAGATTCTGACATAATTTACGTCTACGGCAACGTGAACAAACAGGGAGCTTTCAAGACTCGAGAACCTATAACCCTCACGCAGGCAATAGTTTCGGCGGAAGGGTTAAAGGGTGCGGCCAAGAAGGACAAGATCAGGATCTTGCGGCAGAAAGATGGCAGCACCGAGCGTGAAGAATTTATCGTTGACCTTGGTCAGATAGAGAAGCGAAAAGCGATCGATCCGATTTTGCAGCCGAACGATATCGTTGCCGTCTCGGAAGATAAGGCTAAGTCAATACTTATGGGATTTGTAGATTCCCTCAAGGGAACGATCCCGAACGCTATCTATCGGATCCCGTAG
- the mutS gene encoding DNA mismatch repair protein MutS, producing the protein METTTPMLRQYLEIKKQYPGTILFFRLGDFYEMFNEDAIVGSRELEITLTARQKDSPNPIPMCGIPHHAASTYIARLVKKGYRVAICDQTETPTKGVKLVKREVVRVITPGTAIDPQLVESKDSVYLGSVYGSGETFGAAFLETSSGHFSATEISGSGAWQKVSAEVDSYAPRELLFAKSLERQVFLAFAGSASIATQSLFGDAGRSRGSDSSSITLTPIDDQNFDLKDSERLLKDQMGVKELSGYGMGGKNAAISAAGACLRYAQETQRATAGHISEINYFESSDFMVLDAVTLRNLEIFESRGEKSKNTLFGVIDECVTGMGSRLLRQWIARPSLKRSEIQTRLLAVTELSDTILREKLRFLMKEVSDLERLIGRLNLGTATPRDLVALRRSIGQSPLVNETLADAKSLLLQVLAENIYELPEIRDLIDRSISDEPPVNPADGGVIRDGFDAELDELRNISVSAKQIIASFEEQERERTGISNLKIRFNNVFGYYIEISKGNISKVPDDYERRQTLANAERYTTPQLKEWEEKVLGAEERILQIETELFKQVRATVCAETRLLQSTARAFATLDCLCALAETAARRNYVCPILHDGDEIQIRNGRHPVVEASLGSSFIPNDLLLNNSTDRMLIITGANMGGKSTVLRQIAIIQILGQVGSFVPATSASLPIVDRIWTRVGASDDLASGTFDVHGRDDGDGGDTS; encoded by the coding sequence ATGGAAACCACGACGCCGATGCTTCGGCAATATCTCGAGATCAAAAAGCAGTATCCGGGGACGATCCTGTTCTTTCGGCTCGGTGATTTCTATGAGATGTTCAACGAGGACGCGATAGTTGGCTCTCGCGAACTTGAGATCACTTTAACGGCAAGACAGAAAGACTCGCCAAACCCAATCCCAATGTGCGGTATCCCTCATCACGCCGCTTCGACTTACATCGCGCGTCTCGTCAAGAAAGGATATCGGGTCGCGATCTGTGATCAAACGGAAACACCAACGAAAGGCGTAAAGCTTGTAAAACGCGAAGTTGTGCGTGTGATAACGCCCGGAACCGCCATCGATCCGCAGCTTGTCGAATCGAAAGATTCGGTCTACCTAGGCTCGGTTTATGGCAGCGGCGAGACCTTTGGGGCGGCGTTTTTGGAGACTTCGTCGGGGCATTTTTCGGCTACAGAGATATCAGGCAGTGGCGCGTGGCAGAAGGTTTCGGCAGAGGTAGACTCTTACGCACCACGTGAACTATTATTTGCTAAGTCGTTAGAAAGACAAGTCTTTTTAGCCTTTGCCGGCTCGGCAAGTATTGCAACACAATCGCTTTTTGGTGATGCCGGACGATCTAGGGGCTCGGATTCGTCTTCTATCACGTTGACGCCGATCGATGATCAGAATTTTGACCTGAAGGACTCCGAACGTCTGCTCAAAGATCAGATGGGCGTCAAGGAACTTTCCGGCTACGGAATGGGCGGCAAGAACGCTGCGATCTCCGCTGCCGGGGCGTGTTTACGGTATGCGCAGGAAACTCAGAGAGCGACTGCCGGCCACATTTCGGAGATCAACTATTTCGAATCGAGCGATTTTATGGTGCTCGATGCGGTCACGCTGAGGAATCTGGAGATCTTCGAATCTCGCGGTGAAAAGAGCAAAAACACCCTCTTCGGCGTTATCGACGAATGCGTTACCGGCATGGGTTCGCGGCTTTTAAGGCAATGGATCGCTCGGCCTTCGCTGAAACGCAGTGAAATACAGACCCGTTTGCTCGCGGTTACCGAGCTTTCGGATACGATCTTGCGGGAGAAATTGCGGTTCCTGATGAAGGAGGTCAGCGATCTCGAACGCTTGATCGGGCGGTTGAATCTTGGGACGGCAACACCTCGCGACCTTGTGGCTTTGAGGCGTTCGATCGGGCAATCGCCGTTGGTCAATGAAACGCTCGCCGACGCTAAATCGTTGCTTTTACAGGTTCTGGCGGAAAATATTTACGAGCTGCCTGAGATCCGCGACCTGATCGACCGCTCAATCAGCGACGAACCGCCGGTCAATCCGGCTGATGGAGGTGTGATCCGGGATGGCTTTGATGCCGAACTGGACGAGCTGCGAAACATATCAGTTTCAGCCAAGCAGATCATCGCATCGTTCGAAGAACAGGAACGCGAGCGGACCGGAATTTCGAACCTGAAGATCCGCTTTAATAACGTTTTCGGCTACTACATCGAGATATCGAAGGGCAATATTTCGAAGGTTCCGGACGACTATGAACGCCGCCAAACCCTTGCAAATGCAGAACGTTACACGACTCCGCAGCTCAAGGAATGGGAAGAGAAGGTTTTGGGTGCGGAAGAGCGAATACTGCAGATAGAGACGGAATTATTCAAGCAGGTGAGGGCGACGGTTTGTGCCGAAACCCGGCTTTTGCAATCGACTGCGAGGGCATTTGCGACGCTGGATTGCCTGTGTGCTTTGGCCGAAACGGCGGCTCGGCGAAATTATGTTTGTCCAATTTTGCACGATGGTGATGAGATCCAGATCAGGAACGGTCGGCATCCGGTGGTAGAGGCTTCGCTCGGTTCGTCATTCATTCCGAATGACCTGCTCCTCAACAATTCGACCGACCGAATGCTCATCATCACGGGGGCGAATATGGGCGGTAAGTCCACTGTTCTCAGACAGATAGCGATCATACAGATACTCGGGCAGGTCGGTTCTTTCGTGCCCGCAACCTCGGCGAGCTTGCCGATCGTTGACCGGATCTGGACTCGGGTTGGAGCCTCAGACGACCTCGCTTCCGGGACGTTCGACGTTCATGGTCGAGATGACGGAGACGGCGGCGATACTTCATAA
- a CDS encoding ABC transporter substrate-binding protein, producing MRKLFLLLLILSFFATASTCRRRNTDAVTVSLSEKFTAFDTLTSAASDVAAERVKSLMFNALVKKDANFDYVGELAKEIKTSEDGKTITFVLQDNVKFHNGKAFTSADVKYTFDELFKSNGFKSGAFFDTVPDDSSPAATPPKTIDNSNGAKTPAEPKTKRVAHISSIETPDAKTVIFTVTRPALRNQLLANLVAIPIIPTDSAAQQKDTPVGSGPFKFVAFDASQNIVELEANTEYWDGAPKIPKLRVKTVTDAQSLQNELQAGGVDIAPLPTNLPPDVLKAMNGSGNLKVDQFDGSNIQYLVFNAQSPPLNNPKIRQAIGYAIDRQKIVSQLLFDQAKPASSILPPQSWAYSPGTHYTFDQARSKQLLQEAGYKGEPITFKYGAGNAATNHTRRSFRVP from the coding sequence TTGCGTAAATTATTTTTGTTGTTGTTGATCCTCTCCTTTTTTGCCACCGCATCGACCTGCAGACGACGGAATACAGATGCTGTGACGGTTTCTCTGTCTGAGAAATTCACGGCTTTTGACACGCTCACGTCAGCCGCATCAGATGTGGCGGCAGAACGCGTCAAGTCATTGATGTTCAATGCTCTTGTTAAGAAAGACGCAAATTTCGACTACGTCGGTGAACTCGCAAAGGAGATCAAAACCTCAGAAGACGGCAAAACGATCACGTTCGTCCTGCAGGACAATGTAAAGTTCCACAACGGCAAAGCCTTCACCTCGGCCGACGTTAAATATACGTTCGATGAATTGTTCAAGAGCAATGGTTTTAAATCCGGAGCTTTCTTCGATACGGTTCCTGACGATTCCTCGCCTGCTGCTACGCCGCCGAAAACAATCGATAATTCAAACGGGGCTAAAACTCCGGCTGAACCAAAGACCAAGCGAGTCGCTCACATAAGCTCGATCGAAACGCCTGACGCCAAAACGGTCATTTTCACTGTCACACGTCCCGCTCTGCGGAATCAGCTCCTCGCAAATTTGGTGGCGATCCCCATTATTCCGACGGATTCGGCAGCTCAGCAGAAGGACACGCCGGTGGGCTCCGGCCCGTTCAAATTTGTCGCCTTTGATGCTTCGCAGAACATTGTTGAACTCGAGGCAAACACTGAATATTGGGACGGTGCGCCGAAAATTCCAAAGCTTCGTGTTAAGACCGTGACTGATGCACAGTCGCTTCAGAATGAACTGCAGGCCGGCGGCGTGGACATCGCTCCGCTGCCAACCAACCTGCCGCCCGACGTGCTCAAGGCGATGAATGGTTCGGGTAATCTGAAGGTCGATCAGTTCGATGGGTCGAATATTCAATATCTTGTTTTTAATGCTCAATCCCCGCCGCTCAACAATCCGAAGATACGCCAGGCGATCGGTTATGCCATAGACCGGCAGAAGATCGTCTCGCAGCTTTTATTCGATCAGGCAAAGCCCGCCAGCTCGATCCTGCCGCCGCAATCTTGGGCATATTCGCCCGGAACTCATTACACATTCGATCAGGCAAGATCGAAGCAGCTATTGCAGGAAGCCGGATACAAAGGCGAACCGATCACGTTCAAATACGGAGCCGGTAACGCAGCGACAAATCATACGCGCAGGTCATTCAGAGTGCCCTGA
- a CDS encoding DUF3987 domain-containing protein — MARCPAHDDKSPSLSITEKDDKVLVHCFAGCTPDEILSAVGLEFRDLFLNDEPFRTVQTRPRAANKHVSVDAIEDQINFVESSPRPLDQTLKPVPILEDDYLPKVLVKWLRPASKLIGCPFDFLVLSAIVFAGSLIGSRVRIRPQNTNPWFVVPNLYAAVVGLPSTKKSPALDETRKPILQLQSIAKAAYDELKAEYEIDLKFYEKKEKETLNGADTKSAYKDAIASLERPERPTMRRYETNDCTTPKLIQFLLENPNGFVQTRDELMGFLRALEAEYDRSARQLILELAKGAITYDMNRVSENREIYLTSGTLSIIGGVQPAKLQRYIAECYSNDDADGFLQRFIFAYPDTPRQTSKATPSDRERMQLGFEAANRLLAALASNDFGGVNISDSGQKFRAIRFNTEAQAIFDEWKEEIELEAERLQVEDAPFAAYLYKMEKSCSAIALIFHMLESEGPAISDEISSETLLRTLAYVEVLTMHARRVFALGENQIYDLARVVLGKIKKGDLKSGFTAYDVKRKGWSGLKTNDTVNDVLHLLVDYGYLLQLDTKEKPGRPTAKYLIHSSLESGVNL, encoded by the coding sequence ATGGCGAGATGTCCGGCCCACGATGACAAGTCGCCGAGCCTGAGCATTACCGAGAAGGACGATAAGGTTCTCGTTCATTGCTTTGCGGGATGCACACCGGACGAAATCCTTTCCGCTGTGGGTTTAGAGTTTCGAGACCTATTTCTAAATGACGAGCCATTCCGGACGGTCCAAACGCGGCCAAGGGCGGCTAATAAGCACGTCAGCGTCGATGCCATCGAAGATCAAATAAACTTTGTAGAATCTTCGCCAAGGCCGTTAGATCAAACCCTCAAACCCGTTCCGATTCTGGAAGATGACTATTTGCCGAAAGTCCTTGTCAAATGGCTGCGGCCCGCGTCAAAACTGATCGGCTGCCCGTTCGATTTTCTTGTACTTTCCGCGATCGTGTTCGCAGGGAGCCTTATCGGTTCGCGGGTTCGGATACGTCCGCAAAATACAAATCCGTGGTTTGTCGTACCAAATCTTTATGCGGCGGTTGTTGGACTACCATCAACCAAAAAATCGCCCGCGCTAGACGAAACCCGAAAGCCAATATTACAGCTTCAGTCCATTGCGAAGGCGGCCTATGACGAACTAAAGGCAGAATACGAGATCGACCTCAAATTCTACGAAAAGAAGGAAAAGGAAACTCTGAATGGAGCTGACACAAAGAGCGCCTATAAGGACGCTATCGCGTCACTAGAACGGCCCGAGCGACCAACAATGCGGCGCTATGAAACAAACGATTGCACCACACCAAAACTCATTCAATTTCTGTTAGAAAACCCGAATGGTTTTGTCCAAACCCGTGACGAACTAATGGGCTTTCTTCGTGCCTTAGAAGCCGAATACGACCGTTCGGCCCGTCAGTTAATCCTAGAACTTGCAAAAGGCGCGATCACTTATGATATGAACCGCGTCAGTGAAAACCGGGAGATATATCTTACATCCGGCACGCTTTCAATAATTGGCGGCGTACAGCCTGCCAAGCTGCAAAGGTATATCGCCGAATGTTATTCGAATGATGACGCGGACGGTTTTCTTCAGCGGTTTATATTCGCTTACCCTGACACGCCACGCCAAACCTCAAAAGCGACACCGAGCGACCGGGAGCGGATGCAATTAGGGTTTGAAGCGGCGAATCGGTTATTGGCGGCCCTTGCGTCCAATGACTTCGGCGGCGTGAATATTAGTGACAGCGGGCAAAAGTTCCGGGCGATCCGCTTTAACACGGAGGCACAGGCAATCTTCGACGAATGGAAGGAAGAAATCGAATTAGAGGCCGAACGCTTACAAGTCGAGGATGCACCTTTCGCGGCGTATCTCTACAAGATGGAAAAGAGCTGTTCAGCAATCGCCCTGATATTTCACATGCTCGAAAGCGAAGGCCCGGCGATCAGTGACGAAATTTCATCGGAAACACTTCTGAGAACATTGGCTTACGTCGAGGTGTTGACCATGCACGCCCGGCGCGTCTTCGCACTAGGCGAAAATCAGATATACGACCTCGCGCGGGTTGTTCTAGGCAAGATCAAGAAAGGCGATCTAAAGTCAGGCTTTACAGCCTATGACGTAAAGCGGAAAGGATGGAGCGGACTAAAGACGAATGACACTGTCAACGATGTGCTGCACTTACTTGTCGATTACGGTTATTTGCTGCAATTAGATACGAAAGAAAAACCCGGACGGCCTACCGCAAAATACCTGATTCATTCATCGCTCGAAAGTGGGGTGAATCTATGA
- a CDS encoding helix-turn-helix domain-containing protein yields MTTSNNKELTPLANTLQDVEKRTGLSVPYLRQRVKAKDLKVTRFGRAIRILESDLMDFLRKGVGNRNER; encoded by the coding sequence ATGACAACGAGTAATAACAAAGAACTTACACCGTTAGCCAACACTCTACAGGACGTAGAAAAACGAACCGGATTATCCGTCCCATACCTAAGACAACGAGTGAAAGCGAAGGACTTGAAGGTAACGCGATTTGGCCGTGCAATACGCATCCTTGAATCGGACCTTATGGATTTTTTGAGGAAAGGCGTGGGGAACAGAAATGAGCGATAA
- a CDS encoding phage integrase SAM-like domain-containing protein codes for MALYKRANTKNYWTKFYFDGKLIQQSTKCSNLKAAGEFEASLRHQLNFRRIDLDAPKEVEEPKFPVFSEVVAEFLASPNSKRKESTRRRYETASWALIEHFGPMRIDKITREDVERFIAWRTAQKKKAPALKLKKNSKAKTTASIKPATINRELGLLRAIFNRKIEVDQMVLVNPTKKLFP; via the coding sequence ATGGCACTTTACAAACGAGCAAACACAAAGAACTATTGGACGAAATTCTACTTCGACGGCAAGCTGATTCAGCAATCAACAAAATGTTCCAACTTGAAGGCAGCGGGTGAGTTCGAGGCGTCACTTCGTCACCAACTAAATTTCCGCCGCATCGATCTGGACGCCCCCAAGGAAGTTGAGGAACCTAAGTTCCCTGTCTTTTCTGAGGTTGTAGCGGAATTCCTTGCATCGCCCAACTCGAAGCGGAAGGAAAGTACACGCCGCCGCTATGAAACAGCCAGTTGGGCTTTAATAGAGCATTTTGGACCAATGAGGATCGATAAGATCACCCGCGAAGATGTTGAAAGGTTTATTGCATGGCGAACGGCGCAAAAGAAGAAAGCTCCCGCCCTTAAGTTGAAAAAGAATTCCAAGGCGAAGACTACCGCGTCGATCAAACCCGCCACCATCAACCGCGAACTTGGCTTGTTAAGGGCCATCTTCAATAGGAAGATCGAAGTCGATCAAATGGTTCTAGTTAATCCGACGAAGAAGTTATTCCCTTAA
- a CDS encoding site-specific integrase, with the protein MAASQPLKDIAVIMYNLGMRPSEVVALRKENIDWQSNKIRIFEGKTDAAKRSLDMPVDVARILRLRYDKTENGLLFGGGKKGKSDTPILKVTNAHNAAVTRSGVEKFKLYDLRHTFASDYVASGNDLVSLAAVLGHSKLDMVYRYAHATEQHQKNSLRNLNSYRGGITDELAKRKTA; encoded by the coding sequence ATGGCCGCCAGCCAGCCCCTGAAGGACATAGCGGTCATTATGTACAACTTAGGCATGCGTCCGTCTGAGGTCGTGGCTCTACGCAAGGAAAACATCGATTGGCAGTCGAACAAGATTCGAATTTTCGAAGGCAAGACAGACGCCGCAAAACGATCTCTTGATATGCCTGTCGATGTCGCCAGAATCCTAAGGCTCCGATACGACAAAACAGAGAATGGTTTACTTTTTGGCGGCGGAAAGAAAGGTAAGAGTGACACGCCTATACTTAAGGTGACAAACGCTCACAATGCGGCGGTGACGCGGTCCGGTGTCGAAAAATTCAAGCTATACGATCTGAGGCATACATTCGCATCCGACTACGTTGCATCCGGTAACGATTTGGTAAGTCTTGCGGCGGTCCTAGGCCATTCGAAACTTGATATGGTGTATCGATATGCTCACGCTACCGAACAGCATCAGAAGAACTCACTTCGCAATCTTAATAGCTATCGAGGCGGCATAACGGACGAATTGGCAAAGCGTAAGACGGCCTGA
- a CDS encoding serine/threonine-protein kinase, with protein MGEVYLANDTSLNRLIAIKIIHSDSGLADRASARLLSEARAVAKVEHAGICSVYEVGETDGHPFIAMQYVVGETLDALIFKDSVSTVDAIEYAQQIAAALAKAHSYGLVHRDVKPANVIVGAEKQIKVLDFGLAEDVSPDSDSLGTVDHGLIAGTIAYMSPEHLRGEEVGFQTDIWGFGVLFYQMLTGKMPFAGSSRAELIDKILNQDPDEVKGLDTDNLEAINLILRRALEKDIQRRYKSMSDVVSDLSKLPETSTQKSNSGFTASSVRATHRFRNYMIAAGVMAVIATISVTLFFNARTQGTELFKDNSGDGFKMSSLYSIKRKVGGAITDLSFSPDGARLAFALSEVGTTSIYVQSVHDEAPVRLTTGGSDYSPVWSPDGSRIGFISTKGTKTELCWVPAGGGDVESIAAFPAKTRAPQLRKWSSDGGEDLL; from the coding sequence ATGGGCGAGGTTTATCTAGCTAACGACACATCCCTCAACCGGCTAATAGCAATTAAGATAATTCATAGCGATTCTGGTCTTGCGGACCGGGCTTCAGCACGGCTTCTCAGCGAAGCCCGAGCTGTAGCTAAGGTCGAACATGCAGGTATCTGCTCCGTTTACGAAGTAGGAGAGACTGACGGGCACCCGTTTATCGCGATGCAGTATGTGGTGGGCGAGACGCTCGACGCTCTTATATTCAAAGACAGTGTAAGCACCGTTGATGCGATCGAGTATGCTCAGCAGATCGCCGCCGCTCTTGCGAAAGCGCACTCATATGGCCTCGTTCACCGGGACGTAAAACCGGCAAATGTGATCGTTGGTGCGGAAAAGCAAATAAAGGTTCTAGATTTCGGCTTGGCCGAAGATGTAAGTCCGGATTCCGATTCGTTAGGTACCGTTGACCATGGCTTGATCGCCGGCACGATCGCCTATATGTCGCCGGAACATCTGCGTGGTGAAGAGGTCGGATTCCAAACCGATATCTGGGGGTTCGGCGTTCTCTTTTATCAAATGCTGACCGGAAAAATGCCTTTTGCCGGAAGCAGCCGGGCTGAGCTTATTGACAAGATCCTGAATCAAGATCCCGACGAGGTAAAGGGGCTTGATACCGATAACCTGGAGGCGATCAACCTCATATTAAGGCGAGCTCTTGAGAAAGACATTCAGCGTCGGTACAAATCGATGTCCGATGTTGTCTCAGATCTCTCTAAACTTCCGGAAACGTCGACACAAAAATCTAATAGCGGATTCACAGCCTCCTCGGTGAGAGCAACCCACAGGTTTCGAAATTACATGATCGCGGCAGGCGTCATGGCAGTCATCGCGACGATCTCAGTTACGCTTTTCTTTAATGCTCGAACACAAGGAACCGAACTCTTTAAGGATAATTCCGGTGACGGCTTTAAGATGTCGAGCCTCTATAGCATTAAGAGGAAGGTTGGCGGAGCGATCACAGACCTAAGCTTTTCGCCCGATGGGGCGCGGCTTGCTTTTGCCCTGTCAGAGGTAGGAACAACCTCGATCTACGTCCAATCTGTGCATGATGAAGCTCCGGTCCGGTTAACTACAGGAGGATCTGACTATTCGCCCGTTTGGTCGCCGGACGGATCGCGCATCGGTTTTATATCGACAAAAGGAACCAAGACCGAGCTTTGCTGGGTTCCCGCCGGAGGCGGCGATGTCGAATCGATAGCGGCATTCCCGGCAAAGACACGGGCTCCACAGTTACGGAAATGGAGCAGCGATGGTGGAGAGGATCTACTTTGA